The following are encoded in a window of Candidatus Binataceae bacterium genomic DNA:
- a CDS encoding zinc-binding dehydrogenase, which translates to MAANVSETSVMRAVVLDPSANGKFVLRTVPRPEPGPGVPLIRVAAFSLNRGEVRNALAAPSDGTRLGWDIAGTIERAATDGGSPPAATRVVALDSGAGWAEFSAVPNIMLAALPPGVSFEQAATLPVAGLTAWHALRKGGQLRGKRVLVNGASGGVGSLACQLARHLGAEVVAAIRDGRQETFVRKMGAERVAVGPDLSAAKPMGPFHLILESVGGPSLGAALGMLAPGGTCVLFGVSQATEVTFDAATFYRTGATTLYGLALRNEFQHETPSAGLERLLALTAEGKLSPPVEVTAPWTRIAEIAAGLMERRFLGKAVLTP; encoded by the coding sequence ATGGCTGCGAATGTTTCTGAAACGTCAGTGATGCGCGCGGTCGTGCTCGATCCTTCGGCGAATGGGAAGTTTGTGCTGCGAACAGTCCCGCGCCCGGAGCCTGGACCGGGCGTTCCTTTGATCCGAGTGGCGGCCTTCTCGCTCAATCGCGGCGAAGTGCGCAACGCCCTCGCCGCGCCGAGTGACGGCACCCGTCTCGGATGGGACATCGCCGGCACCATCGAGCGTGCCGCGACTGATGGCGGGTCGCCGCCGGCCGCCACCCGAGTCGTCGCGCTCGATTCCGGCGCCGGCTGGGCTGAGTTCAGCGCGGTGCCGAACATCATGCTCGCGGCGCTTCCGCCAGGCGTCAGCTTTGAGCAGGCGGCGACTTTGCCGGTCGCGGGTCTAACGGCCTGGCACGCGCTGAGAAAGGGCGGACAGCTTCGTGGCAAACGAGTGCTGGTCAATGGCGCAAGTGGGGGCGTCGGCAGCCTCGCTTGTCAGCTTGCTCGCCATCTGGGTGCGGAGGTTGTAGCCGCGATACGCGACGGTCGACAAGAAACGTTCGTGAGAAAAATGGGGGCCGAACGGGTTGCGGTTGGACCGGATTTGTCCGCGGCGAAGCCGATGGGCCCCTTCCATCTGATCTTGGAATCGGTCGGAGGCCCGTCACTCGGCGCTGCACTTGGGATGCTGGCGCCGGGCGGGACCTGCGTATTGTTCGGTGTTTCCCAGGCGACAGAGGTCACGTTTGACGCGGCAACATTTTATCGGACCGGCGCCACCACTCTATATGGCCTCGCCCTGCGTAATGAGTTCCAACACGAAACGCCTTCTGCCGGACTGGAACGTTTGTTGGCGTTAACGGCCGAAGGCAAATTGTCTCCGCCCGTAGAGGTAACGGCGCCGTGGACGCGGATCGCAGAGATCGCGGCCGGCTTGATGGAGCGCCGCTTCCTCGGCAAAGCAGTTCTGACGCCCTAA
- a CDS encoding TetR/AcrR family transcriptional regulator: protein MGHERHHEIIAAAKRLFLKHGYENFTTRKLAERVGLSQTGLYVYFKSKDELLEAVCRATFAGLVERFREIAAKRDDSPDLLRRLIEAYVQFGVEHPDEYLITFMVGRSAPKFVRRKDLAGAFERQGIGVQLFLLFREQIARMIETGRLRQRDATLVTQAVWAAAHGLVSLMIARPGYLISENRALVATMVSALLEGLHRQSIPAK from the coding sequence ATGGGCCACGAACGGCACCACGAGATAATCGCGGCCGCGAAACGGCTCTTTCTGAAACATGGCTACGAGAATTTCACCACGCGGAAGCTCGCCGAACGGGTGGGCCTCTCCCAGACCGGACTGTACGTTTATTTCAAGAGCAAGGACGAACTGCTCGAGGCGGTCTGCCGCGCCACCTTTGCCGGTCTGGTGGAACGTTTTCGCGAGATCGCCGCGAAGCGCGACGATTCACCTGACCTTCTTCGGCGTCTGATTGAGGCTTACGTGCAATTCGGCGTCGAGCATCCCGACGAGTACCTGATCACCTTTATGGTCGGGCGGTCGGCGCCGAAGTTCGTGCGACGCAAAGACCTCGCAGGGGCCTTTGAGCGGCAGGGAATCGGCGTGCAACTGTTCCTGCTGTTCCGCGAACAGATCGCACGGATGATCGAAACCGGACGTTTGCGCCAGCGCGACGCTACGTTAGTCACGCAGGCTGTGTGGGCCGCCGCGCACGGTCTCGTGTCGCTAATGATCGCGCGCCCAGGATACCTGATCTCTGAAAACCGCGCCCTGGTCGCTACGATGGTGAGCGCGCTGCTCGAAGGCTTGCATCGCCAATCCATTCCGGCTAAATAA
- a CDS encoding pyridoxamine 5'-phosphate oxidase family protein, producing MKGLEAALISAMLVVAIGPTARCASSPIEVNAFADASYIYIATIRKDGSQSRAVPVWFVTTPQGQILIDTNTDSWKARRVRRGSPVIVWMGSRTGPAFIGKAEFETESSVQDQMIERIPRKYLLARLGLFGPKRANFDSGKIVTIRITPERGLPAGFKSQPGAPAPAVL from the coding sequence ATGAAAGGTCTAGAGGCAGCGCTCATTAGCGCCATGCTCGTGGTCGCGATCGGCCCAACAGCGCGGTGCGCCTCATCACCGATCGAGGTGAACGCATTCGCCGACGCAAGCTACATCTACATCGCGACCATCCGCAAGGACGGCAGCCAAAGCCGCGCGGTGCCGGTATGGTTCGTGACGACCCCCCAGGGTCAGATTCTCATCGATACCAACACTGACAGCTGGAAGGCGAGGCGGGTCCGCCGAGGCAGTCCGGTAATCGTCTGGATGGGGTCTCGAACAGGGCCGGCCTTTATCGGTAAGGCTGAATTCGAGACAGAGAGCTCGGTGCAGGATCAGATGATCGAGCGGATTCCGCGGAAATACCTTCTCGCCAGGCTTGGCTTGTTTGGCCCCAAGCGCGCAAACTTTGACTCGGGCAAGATCGTGACGATTCGAATTACACCCGAACGCGGTCTACCTGCTGGATTCAAATCACAACCCGGCGCTCCTGCGCCGGCCGTGCTGTGA